From the genome of Arthrobacter alpinus, one region includes:
- a CDS encoding acyl-CoA dehydrogenase family protein, which translates to MSKAAIDLKNLPYADGDFYGFEQLLSDSERERLQVIRDFLAKEVKPIAVDCWNRGEFPMELIPKLAELDIASPVHRQGYSNVFAGICHAEFTRADASIATFMGVHDGLFTGSIEALASEEQKAAWLPDIYSLKKIGAFGLTEPLGGSDVAGGTRTTAVRDGENWILNGAKRWIGNATFADWVVIYARDVADNQVKAFLVDTTLPGYSATKIENKISLRTVQNADILLENVVVPHEYKLAGGNSFKDANKVLKVTRLAVAWQAVGQQMAAFDVARRYAVERQQFGRPIASFQLVQDQLVKMLGNTVASMGMMVRLAQLEDQGIAKDEQSALAKAFTTARMRETVAMGRSILGGNGIVTDYEMAKIFADAEAIYSYEGTHEINTLVTGRAITGISAIV; encoded by the coding sequence TGATTCGTGATTTCCTGGCCAAGGAAGTCAAGCCCATTGCGGTGGATTGCTGGAACCGTGGCGAATTCCCGATGGAATTGATCCCCAAGCTCGCCGAGTTGGACATCGCCAGCCCGGTTCACCGCCAGGGCTACTCAAACGTCTTTGCTGGAATCTGCCATGCCGAATTCACCCGGGCGGATGCCTCAATTGCCACCTTTATGGGCGTCCACGACGGCCTGTTCACCGGCTCCATTGAAGCGCTGGCCTCCGAGGAGCAAAAGGCTGCCTGGCTGCCGGACATCTATTCCCTGAAGAAGATCGGGGCCTTCGGGCTTACCGAACCATTGGGCGGGTCCGATGTTGCTGGCGGCACCCGCACCACGGCAGTTCGCGATGGCGAGAACTGGATCCTCAATGGAGCCAAGCGGTGGATTGGCAACGCGACGTTCGCGGACTGGGTTGTCATCTATGCCCGCGACGTGGCCGACAACCAAGTCAAGGCGTTTCTGGTGGACACCACCTTGCCCGGCTACAGCGCCACCAAGATCGAAAACAAAATCTCTTTGCGCACGGTGCAAAACGCTGACATCCTGCTGGAAAACGTGGTGGTTCCCCACGAGTACAAGCTCGCTGGCGGTAACAGCTTCAAGGACGCCAACAAGGTCTTGAAAGTAACCCGCCTCGCCGTGGCCTGGCAGGCCGTTGGTCAGCAGATGGCGGCCTTTGACGTGGCCCGCCGCTACGCAGTGGAACGTCAGCAATTCGGCCGGCCCATCGCCTCCTTCCAGTTGGTCCAGGATCAGCTCGTGAAGATGCTCGGCAACACCGTGGCCTCCATGGGCATGATGGTCCGGCTGGCCCAACTCGAGGACCAAGGGATCGCCAAGGACGAGCAATCCGCCCTAGCTAAGGCATTCACTACGGCCCGTATGCGCGAAACAGTCGCCATGGGCAGGAGCATCCTTGGCGGCAACGGCATTGTCACTGACTACGAGATGGCCAAGATTTTCGCCGACGCCGAGGCCATCTACTCCTACGAGGGCACCCACGAGATCAACACTCTCGTCACGGGCCGGGCCATCACGGGCATCTCCGCGATCGTGTAG
- a CDS encoding M23 family metallopeptidase, giving the protein MNTVHRHGSWRFVAAFVLATSVFPLSGSTVSVGANTSSSTTAARPLPASLAWAWPLAGPQSGGPPRVIHAFNPPAKPWLSGHRGVDLLRTSGASIRAPTDGVVTFAGMVVDRPVLTIATADGLRLSFEPVVSTLVAGSTVAKGSQLGTLTAPTHCDSGPPGLSSCLHWGVRRGDVYLNPLQFILDLRPSVLLPVVR; this is encoded by the coding sequence TTGCGGCATTCGTCTTGGCAACGAGTGTATTTCCCTTGTCCGGTTCGACGGTTAGCGTTGGTGCAAACACATCTTCGAGCACGACGGCGGCACGGCCTCTGCCAGCGTCGCTTGCCTGGGCCTGGCCGCTGGCCGGACCGCAATCCGGCGGGCCACCCCGGGTGATCCACGCTTTCAATCCGCCAGCCAAACCGTGGCTCAGCGGGCACCGGGGTGTGGATTTGCTGAGAACATCGGGGGCTTCCATACGGGCACCCACGGATGGTGTTGTGACCTTTGCCGGCATGGTGGTGGACAGGCCGGTGCTGACAATTGCCACCGCAGACGGCCTGCGGCTCAGTTTCGAGCCCGTGGTCTCAACGCTGGTGGCGGGCAGCACCGTTGCCAAAGGTTCCCAACTGGGCACGCTGACAGCACCGACCCATTGCGATTCCGGCCCGCCCGGACTGAGTAGTTGCCTGCACTGGGGCGTGCGCCGTGGCGATGTTTACCTCAACCCGTTACAATTCATCCTCGACTTGCGCCCGTCGGTGCTGCTGCCGGTGGTGCGGTAG